A genomic stretch from Triplophysa dalaica isolate WHDGS20190420 chromosome 4, ASM1584641v1, whole genome shotgun sequence includes:
- the mlxip gene encoding MLX-interacting protein isoform X2, which produces MAVREMLSYRRATAITVKLDDDSEPESSFAFKKPDRRESQIIHSGHFMVSSPHTDHPPKKGYDFDTVNKQTCQTYHFGKTSTSHLSIDASLTKLFECMTLAYSGRLVSPKWKNFKGLKLLWRDKIRLNNAIWRAWYIQYVEKRQNPVCHFVTPLDGNMDSGVHRPTEAIATEGKYWKRRIEIVIREYHKWRTYFKKRLQKHKDEDLSSLLTEAEEQLSLFGEVCPDTCRVPFCQDDDVSGRRSSRCILESPVPMEMDPLFDMDVLMSEFSDTLFSTLSSHQPVAWPNPREIAHAGNADMIQPGLIPLQPNLDFMDTFEPLQDLFHTLRPPAFPSISPTAPSVTPLTNNNSQTQASLLSSIPLSTILPSMSSDYRLISSVPLPSHLSPHQDGDNGIGPSYQQSYMPLFTEEVTHMPPSAPALPSTVTAPPPVPSIPSPSVKTHSAPSTVAPTDVAVTFSLPGAASPPQPVAVSSQQQNFALPKPLPPPVSNKKSRHVQRPIVPANPMPSQLILTGPASAVIVTPSPLNTDVHSSAGMVIASSSLPCASAGFHILPQTQKSPQLIIPKEESITNVSTSKTSAQSAALDGRISGQGSPLGAEQVPSPQSPLNSSTGLTKSEGTQSRRVSHISAEQKRRFTINVCFKTLCSLVPTLKPQSNISNAATLQKTVDYIGKLQMERQQLLEETRRLREEIEELNSSINLCQEQLPATGAPVTRHRFDHMKEKFEDYVKSRTLQNWKFWIFSVIIQPLFESFNGMVSTTNHTELCETTMQWLDRYCALPVLRPMVLQTLRQLCTSTSILADPALLPEEAKQFVLNTKKHSPASPP; this is translated from the exons ATGGCTGTTCGAGAAATGCTGTCGTACCGACGCGCCACCGCGATAACCGTCAAGCTTGACGACGATTCGGAGCCCGAGTCGAGTTTCGCGTTTAAGAAACCGGACCGCCGCGAGTCTCAGATCATCCACAGCGGTCATTTCATGGTGTCTTCGCCTCATACCGATCACCCGCCGAAGAAAGGTTACGACTTCGATACCGTGAATAAACAAACGTGCCAGACGTATCACTTCGGGAAGACGAGCACGTCGCATCTGTCCATCGACGCTTCACTGACGAAACTCTTCGAGTGCATGACACTCGCGTACAG CGGGAGGTTAGTGTCACCAAAATGGAAAAACTTCAAGGGACTGAAGCTGCTGTGGAGGGACAAGATTCGCTTGAACAATGCCATCTGGAGAGCCTGGTACATACAAT ATGTAGAGAAGAGACAGAATCCGGTTTGCCACTTTGTCACACCGTTGGATGGAAATATGGACTCTGGAGTGCATCGACCCACGGAG gcaATAGCGACAGAAGGGAAGTATTGGAAAAGAAGAATAGAGATCGTCATCAGGGAGTATCATAAATGGAGAACATACTTCAAGAAAAGG TTACAGAAGCACAAGGATGAAGACCTTTCCAGCCTCCTTACG GAGGCGGAGGAACAGTTGTCACTCTTTGGAGAAGTGTGTCCAGACACCTGCCGTGTCCCCTTCTGCCAGGACGATGACGTCAGCGGTCGCCGCAGCTCACGCTGTATTCTCGAGTCCCCCGTTCCCATGGAGATGGATCCGCTCTTTGACATGGATGTGCTCATGTCAGAGTTCTCGGACACTCTCTTCTCCACGCTGTCCTCTCATCAGCCTGTGGCGTGGCCCAATCCCAGAGAAATCG CACACGCCGGGAACGCTGATATGATCCAGCCAGGCCTCATTCCCCTGCAGCCTAATCTGGATTTCATGGACACTTTCGAGCCGCTGCAAG ATTTGTTTCACACCCTGCGTCCACCAGCTTTTCCCTCCATATCCCCCACTGCCCCCTCAGTCACCCCATTAACCAACAACAACTCTCAAACACAG GCATCCCTCCTGTCGTCCATCCCGCTCTCAACGATCCTCCCTTCGATGTCATCGGACTACCGCCTCATCTCCTCCGTTCCTTTGCCCAGCCATCTTTCACCCCATCAGGATGGTGATAACGGCATTGGCCCCTCCTACCAACAGAGCTACATGCCTCTGTTCACGGAGGAAGTGACACATATGCCACCTTCAGCCCCGGCCCTCCCTTCTACAGTAACAGCCCCCCCGCCCGTCCCAAGCATTCCGTCTCCATCCGTAAAAACTCACAGCGCCCCTTCCACGGTCGCTCCCACTGATGTGGCCGTCACCTTCAGTCTGCCCGGTGCAGCATCCCCTCCTCAGCCCGTGGCGGTGAGCTCACAGCAGCAGAATTTCGCCCTCCCAAAACCCCTTCCTCCCCCCGTTTCTAACAAAAAGAGCAGACACGTGCAGAGGCCAATCGTCCCGGCAAATCCAATGCCGTCTCAGCTTATACTCACAG GTCCTGCCAGCGCTGTTATTGTTACTCCGTCTCCTCTCAACACTGATGTGCACTCCTCCGCTGGTATGGTCATAGCCTCTTCCAGTCTTCCCTGT GCTTCAGCTGGTTTCCACATTCTTCCTCAAACACAGAAATCTCCTCAACTCATCATACCCAAAGAGGAAAGCATCACAAATGTGTCCACCAGCAAAACATCAGCACAGTCAGCAG cGCTTGATGGGCGGATCTCAGGTCAAGGGTCACCGTTAGGAGCAGAACAGGTGCCGAGTCCTCAGTCACCTCTCAACAGCAGCACGGGCCTGACCAAGTCTGAAGGCACTCAG AGTCGGAGGGTGAGTCACATATCAGCAGAACAGAAGAGAAGATTCACCATCAACGTCTGCTTTAAGACTCTGTGCAGTCTGGTGCCCACTCTCAAGCCACAatcaaat ATCAGTAATGCAGCGACACTCCAGAAGACCGTTGATTACATCGGCAAGTTACAGATGGAGAGACAACAGTTACTGGAAGAGACCAGGAGATTGAGAGAGGAGATCGAAGAGCTCAACTCATCTATAAA cttGTGCCAAGAACAGCTTCCTGCAACAGGGGCTCCCGTCACACGCCATCGCTTCGACCACATGAAAGAGAAGTTTGAGGACTACGTAAAGAGCAGAACTCTTCAAAACTGGAAGTTCTGGATC TTCAGTGTCATTATTCAACCCCTGTTCGAGTCTTTTAATGGGATGGTGTCGACCACCAACCACACAGAGCTGTGTGAGACCACCATGCAGTGGCTGGACCGCTACTGCGCTCTCCCGGTCCTGAGACCCA TGGTTCTCCAGACGCTCCGTCAGCTCTGTACCAGCACCTCCATCCTGGCAGATCCTGCGCTTTTACCCGAAGAGGCCAAACAGTTCGTCCTCAACACCAAAAAACACTCCCCTGCCTCTCCGCCTTAA
- the mlxip gene encoding MLX-interacting protein isoform X3 gives MAVREMLSYRRATAITVKLDDDSEPESSFAFKKPDRRESQIIHSGHFMVSSPHTDHPPKKGYDFDTVNKQTCQTYHFGKTSTSHLSIDASLTKLFECMTLAYSGRLVSPKWKNFKGLKLLWRDKIRLNNAIWRAWYIQYVEKRQNPVCHFVTPLDGNMDSGVHRPTEAIATEGKYWKRRIEIVIREYHKWRTYFKKRKHKDEDLSSLLTEAEEQLSLFGEVCPDTCRVPFCQDDDVSGRRSSRCILESPVPMEMDPLFDMDVLMSEFSDTLFSTLSSHQPVAWPNPREIAHAGNADMIQPGLIPLQPNLDFMDTFEPLQDLFHTLRPPAFPSISPTAPSVTPLTNNNSQTQASLLSSIPLSTILPSMSSDYRLISSVPLPSHLSPHQDGDNGIGPSYQQSYMPLFTEEVTHMPPSAPALPSTVTAPPPVPSIPSPSVKTHSAPSTVAPTDVAVTFSLPGAASPPQPVAVSSQQQNFALPKPLPPPVSNKKSRHVQRPIVPANPMPSQLILTGPASAVIVTPSPLNTDVHSSAGMVIASSSLPCASAGFHILPQTQKSPQLIIPKEESITNVSTSKTSAQSAVALDGRISGQGSPLGAEQVPSPQSPLNSSTGLTKSEGTQSRRVSHISAEQKRRFTINVCFKTLCSLVPTLKPQSNISNAATLQKTVDYIGKLQMERQQLLEETRRLREEIEELNSSINLCQEQLPATGAPVTRHRFDHMKEKFEDYVKSRTLQNWKFWIFSVIIQPLFESFNGMVSTTNHTELCETTMQWLDRYCALPVLRPMVLQTLRQLCTSTSILADPALLPEEAKQFVLNTKKHSPASPP, from the exons ATGGCTGTTCGAGAAATGCTGTCGTACCGACGCGCCACCGCGATAACCGTCAAGCTTGACGACGATTCGGAGCCCGAGTCGAGTTTCGCGTTTAAGAAACCGGACCGCCGCGAGTCTCAGATCATCCACAGCGGTCATTTCATGGTGTCTTCGCCTCATACCGATCACCCGCCGAAGAAAGGTTACGACTTCGATACCGTGAATAAACAAACGTGCCAGACGTATCACTTCGGGAAGACGAGCACGTCGCATCTGTCCATCGACGCTTCACTGACGAAACTCTTCGAGTGCATGACACTCGCGTACAG CGGGAGGTTAGTGTCACCAAAATGGAAAAACTTCAAGGGACTGAAGCTGCTGTGGAGGGACAAGATTCGCTTGAACAATGCCATCTGGAGAGCCTGGTACATACAAT ATGTAGAGAAGAGACAGAATCCGGTTTGCCACTTTGTCACACCGTTGGATGGAAATATGGACTCTGGAGTGCATCGACCCACGGAG gcaATAGCGACAGAAGGGAAGTATTGGAAAAGAAGAATAGAGATCGTCATCAGGGAGTATCATAAATGGAGAACATACTTCAAGAAAAGG AAGCACAAGGATGAAGACCTTTCCAGCCTCCTTACG GAGGCGGAGGAACAGTTGTCACTCTTTGGAGAAGTGTGTCCAGACACCTGCCGTGTCCCCTTCTGCCAGGACGATGACGTCAGCGGTCGCCGCAGCTCACGCTGTATTCTCGAGTCCCCCGTTCCCATGGAGATGGATCCGCTCTTTGACATGGATGTGCTCATGTCAGAGTTCTCGGACACTCTCTTCTCCACGCTGTCCTCTCATCAGCCTGTGGCGTGGCCCAATCCCAGAGAAATCG CACACGCCGGGAACGCTGATATGATCCAGCCAGGCCTCATTCCCCTGCAGCCTAATCTGGATTTCATGGACACTTTCGAGCCGCTGCAAG ATTTGTTTCACACCCTGCGTCCACCAGCTTTTCCCTCCATATCCCCCACTGCCCCCTCAGTCACCCCATTAACCAACAACAACTCTCAAACACAG GCATCCCTCCTGTCGTCCATCCCGCTCTCAACGATCCTCCCTTCGATGTCATCGGACTACCGCCTCATCTCCTCCGTTCCTTTGCCCAGCCATCTTTCACCCCATCAGGATGGTGATAACGGCATTGGCCCCTCCTACCAACAGAGCTACATGCCTCTGTTCACGGAGGAAGTGACACATATGCCACCTTCAGCCCCGGCCCTCCCTTCTACAGTAACAGCCCCCCCGCCCGTCCCAAGCATTCCGTCTCCATCCGTAAAAACTCACAGCGCCCCTTCCACGGTCGCTCCCACTGATGTGGCCGTCACCTTCAGTCTGCCCGGTGCAGCATCCCCTCCTCAGCCCGTGGCGGTGAGCTCACAGCAGCAGAATTTCGCCCTCCCAAAACCCCTTCCTCCCCCCGTTTCTAACAAAAAGAGCAGACACGTGCAGAGGCCAATCGTCCCGGCAAATCCAATGCCGTCTCAGCTTATACTCACAG GTCCTGCCAGCGCTGTTATTGTTACTCCGTCTCCTCTCAACACTGATGTGCACTCCTCCGCTGGTATGGTCATAGCCTCTTCCAGTCTTCCCTGT GCTTCAGCTGGTTTCCACATTCTTCCTCAAACACAGAAATCTCCTCAACTCATCATACCCAAAGAGGAAAGCATCACAAATGTGTCCACCAGCAAAACATCAGCACAGTCAGCAG tagcGCTTGATGGGCGGATCTCAGGTCAAGGGTCACCGTTAGGAGCAGAACAGGTGCCGAGTCCTCAGTCACCTCTCAACAGCAGCACGGGCCTGACCAAGTCTGAAGGCACTCAG AGTCGGAGGGTGAGTCACATATCAGCAGAACAGAAGAGAAGATTCACCATCAACGTCTGCTTTAAGACTCTGTGCAGTCTGGTGCCCACTCTCAAGCCACAatcaaat ATCAGTAATGCAGCGACACTCCAGAAGACCGTTGATTACATCGGCAAGTTACAGATGGAGAGACAACAGTTACTGGAAGAGACCAGGAGATTGAGAGAGGAGATCGAAGAGCTCAACTCATCTATAAA cttGTGCCAAGAACAGCTTCCTGCAACAGGGGCTCCCGTCACACGCCATCGCTTCGACCACATGAAAGAGAAGTTTGAGGACTACGTAAAGAGCAGAACTCTTCAAAACTGGAAGTTCTGGATC TTCAGTGTCATTATTCAACCCCTGTTCGAGTCTTTTAATGGGATGGTGTCGACCACCAACCACACAGAGCTGTGTGAGACCACCATGCAGTGGCTGGACCGCTACTGCGCTCTCCCGGTCCTGAGACCCA TGGTTCTCCAGACGCTCCGTCAGCTCTGTACCAGCACCTCCATCCTGGCAGATCCTGCGCTTTTACCCGAAGAGGCCAAACAGTTCGTCCTCAACACCAAAAAACACTCCCCTGCCTCTCCGCCTTAA
- the mlxip gene encoding MLX-interacting protein isoform X1: MAVREMLSYRRATAITVKLDDDSEPESSFAFKKPDRRESQIIHSGHFMVSSPHTDHPPKKGYDFDTVNKQTCQTYHFGKTSTSHLSIDASLTKLFECMTLAYSGRLVSPKWKNFKGLKLLWRDKIRLNNAIWRAWYIQYVEKRQNPVCHFVTPLDGNMDSGVHRPTEAIATEGKYWKRRIEIVIREYHKWRTYFKKRLQKHKDEDLSSLLTEAEEQLSLFGEVCPDTCRVPFCQDDDVSGRRSSRCILESPVPMEMDPLFDMDVLMSEFSDTLFSTLSSHQPVAWPNPREIAHAGNADMIQPGLIPLQPNLDFMDTFEPLQDLFHTLRPPAFPSISPTAPSVTPLTNNNSQTQASLLSSIPLSTILPSMSSDYRLISSVPLPSHLSPHQDGDNGIGPSYQQSYMPLFTEEVTHMPPSAPALPSTVTAPPPVPSIPSPSVKTHSAPSTVAPTDVAVTFSLPGAASPPQPVAVSSQQQNFALPKPLPPPVSNKKSRHVQRPIVPANPMPSQLILTGPASAVIVTPSPLNTDVHSSAGMVIASSSLPCASAGFHILPQTQKSPQLIIPKEESITNVSTSKTSAQSAVALDGRISGQGSPLGAEQVPSPQSPLNSSTGLTKSEGTQSRRVSHISAEQKRRFTINVCFKTLCSLVPTLKPQSNISNAATLQKTVDYIGKLQMERQQLLEETRRLREEIEELNSSINLCQEQLPATGAPVTRHRFDHMKEKFEDYVKSRTLQNWKFWIFSVIIQPLFESFNGMVSTTNHTELCETTMQWLDRYCALPVLRPMVLQTLRQLCTSTSILADPALLPEEAKQFVLNTKKHSPASPP; this comes from the exons ATGGCTGTTCGAGAAATGCTGTCGTACCGACGCGCCACCGCGATAACCGTCAAGCTTGACGACGATTCGGAGCCCGAGTCGAGTTTCGCGTTTAAGAAACCGGACCGCCGCGAGTCTCAGATCATCCACAGCGGTCATTTCATGGTGTCTTCGCCTCATACCGATCACCCGCCGAAGAAAGGTTACGACTTCGATACCGTGAATAAACAAACGTGCCAGACGTATCACTTCGGGAAGACGAGCACGTCGCATCTGTCCATCGACGCTTCACTGACGAAACTCTTCGAGTGCATGACACTCGCGTACAG CGGGAGGTTAGTGTCACCAAAATGGAAAAACTTCAAGGGACTGAAGCTGCTGTGGAGGGACAAGATTCGCTTGAACAATGCCATCTGGAGAGCCTGGTACATACAAT ATGTAGAGAAGAGACAGAATCCGGTTTGCCACTTTGTCACACCGTTGGATGGAAATATGGACTCTGGAGTGCATCGACCCACGGAG gcaATAGCGACAGAAGGGAAGTATTGGAAAAGAAGAATAGAGATCGTCATCAGGGAGTATCATAAATGGAGAACATACTTCAAGAAAAGG TTACAGAAGCACAAGGATGAAGACCTTTCCAGCCTCCTTACG GAGGCGGAGGAACAGTTGTCACTCTTTGGAGAAGTGTGTCCAGACACCTGCCGTGTCCCCTTCTGCCAGGACGATGACGTCAGCGGTCGCCGCAGCTCACGCTGTATTCTCGAGTCCCCCGTTCCCATGGAGATGGATCCGCTCTTTGACATGGATGTGCTCATGTCAGAGTTCTCGGACACTCTCTTCTCCACGCTGTCCTCTCATCAGCCTGTGGCGTGGCCCAATCCCAGAGAAATCG CACACGCCGGGAACGCTGATATGATCCAGCCAGGCCTCATTCCCCTGCAGCCTAATCTGGATTTCATGGACACTTTCGAGCCGCTGCAAG ATTTGTTTCACACCCTGCGTCCACCAGCTTTTCCCTCCATATCCCCCACTGCCCCCTCAGTCACCCCATTAACCAACAACAACTCTCAAACACAG GCATCCCTCCTGTCGTCCATCCCGCTCTCAACGATCCTCCCTTCGATGTCATCGGACTACCGCCTCATCTCCTCCGTTCCTTTGCCCAGCCATCTTTCACCCCATCAGGATGGTGATAACGGCATTGGCCCCTCCTACCAACAGAGCTACATGCCTCTGTTCACGGAGGAAGTGACACATATGCCACCTTCAGCCCCGGCCCTCCCTTCTACAGTAACAGCCCCCCCGCCCGTCCCAAGCATTCCGTCTCCATCCGTAAAAACTCACAGCGCCCCTTCCACGGTCGCTCCCACTGATGTGGCCGTCACCTTCAGTCTGCCCGGTGCAGCATCCCCTCCTCAGCCCGTGGCGGTGAGCTCACAGCAGCAGAATTTCGCCCTCCCAAAACCCCTTCCTCCCCCCGTTTCTAACAAAAAGAGCAGACACGTGCAGAGGCCAATCGTCCCGGCAAATCCAATGCCGTCTCAGCTTATACTCACAG GTCCTGCCAGCGCTGTTATTGTTACTCCGTCTCCTCTCAACACTGATGTGCACTCCTCCGCTGGTATGGTCATAGCCTCTTCCAGTCTTCCCTGT GCTTCAGCTGGTTTCCACATTCTTCCTCAAACACAGAAATCTCCTCAACTCATCATACCCAAAGAGGAAAGCATCACAAATGTGTCCACCAGCAAAACATCAGCACAGTCAGCAG tagcGCTTGATGGGCGGATCTCAGGTCAAGGGTCACCGTTAGGAGCAGAACAGGTGCCGAGTCCTCAGTCACCTCTCAACAGCAGCACGGGCCTGACCAAGTCTGAAGGCACTCAG AGTCGGAGGGTGAGTCACATATCAGCAGAACAGAAGAGAAGATTCACCATCAACGTCTGCTTTAAGACTCTGTGCAGTCTGGTGCCCACTCTCAAGCCACAatcaaat ATCAGTAATGCAGCGACACTCCAGAAGACCGTTGATTACATCGGCAAGTTACAGATGGAGAGACAACAGTTACTGGAAGAGACCAGGAGATTGAGAGAGGAGATCGAAGAGCTCAACTCATCTATAAA cttGTGCCAAGAACAGCTTCCTGCAACAGGGGCTCCCGTCACACGCCATCGCTTCGACCACATGAAAGAGAAGTTTGAGGACTACGTAAAGAGCAGAACTCTTCAAAACTGGAAGTTCTGGATC TTCAGTGTCATTATTCAACCCCTGTTCGAGTCTTTTAATGGGATGGTGTCGACCACCAACCACACAGAGCTGTGTGAGACCACCATGCAGTGGCTGGACCGCTACTGCGCTCTCCCGGTCCTGAGACCCA TGGTTCTCCAGACGCTCCGTCAGCTCTGTACCAGCACCTCCATCCTGGCAGATCCTGCGCTTTTACCCGAAGAGGCCAAACAGTTCGTCCTCAACACCAAAAAACACTCCCCTGCCTCTCCGCCTTAA